A single Drechmeria coniospora strain ARSEF 6962 chromosome 03, whole genome shotgun sequence DNA region contains:
- a CDS encoding urea amidolyase, giving the protein MIKSAKASTSLFSFPPADAMADPAVKRLLIANRGEIASRILKTAARLGYFTISIYTSTDVSSPHATDSHLALPVSSYTDIGEIVGLIREHRVRFVIPGYGFLSENEHFAAAVEEAGAVFVGPTPDLISTFGIKDRARNLAASVGVPTCPGSGLVASDEEAVRAAEKIGYPVRLHALSLARARRADGCLDHGLQICEDESQVRASFSSVVSRGTALFSNPGVFLERYYPLSRHVEVQIFGDGRGDCVAFGERECSIQRRHQKVIEESPSPFVECRPELRKRLIDVSEMLGRTIGYRSAGTIEYLVDDATADFFFLEMNTRLQVEHGITELRFGIDLVELMLGQAEQPLDLAAFKSLAPRGHAIEARVYAENPLKNHMPSPGQLQHVEFAAGPGVRVDTWVRTGTNVSLAYDPLLAKIMAYAPDRVAATATLHRALEASRLQGIVTNADFLRAILEADPFVRGETTTSFLSNFAYTPRAMEFISPGSYTTVQDLPGRVGIGFGIPEGGPMDKLHAQIANCIVGNDLGCELLEITFAGPTIKFHQRAIIAMAGAVADVHLDGTPVSMNARVEAPAGSVLVMGRLAGGCRTYLAVHGGFPRVPVYLGSKSTCPVVEIGGHQGRQLVAGDMLDLSEAGEFVPFTLPTSLIPVWDPTAIHCLSGPHDSPDIMTAADVEAIYSSEWTISHQASRVGVRLHGPQPQWARRTGGEGGSHPSNYLDYPYSMGALNWTGDTSVLFPADAPSLGGFITSHVVPRAELFKVGQLKPGDKFRFRPTTVEAAMELRKRQLEFLEALSQLASNGSPSVAPLCLTPPGREAGHVSTAIIDRFEEATIRQAGDSYILVELLQSLQLDVRCRVQAVAEALDAAKIHGVQLSTPIGCSLLVEYDGFKISQRDLVDKIKAVLAAQLGSGTSARKLASRHIRLPMVFDDKVNKASVERYMATQRPYATYLPDPVEFIARSNGLSSKQEILDRVLSTRILVVGVGFWSGTPIGIPLDPRARLVVPKFNPSRTFSPAGGLGIGGCFFSCDPVDAPGGYVNFGRTLPGWDKFCVNKCFGNRPWLFDNFDQLSFYVVDEDEFESIYSRFQAGKYELEIEHTEFDVDEYSNFCESVAEEAAVFKARQEAATAIEVEAERSLFAQWQEEQKSEKDTVPSLDDIDDSFKIQASMHASIYKIKAQKGDVIKAGDIMVILEAMKMEVNVAASTTQTGMMIQSIVVALGDIVKPGDTLMVLSPSSEPSA; this is encoded by the exons ATGATCAAGTCGGCGAAAGCTTCCACTTCTCTCTTCTCCTTCCctcccgccgacgccatggccgacccTGCGGTCAAGCGACTGCTCATCGCGAACCGGGGTGAGATTGCGAGCCGGATCctgaagacggcggcgaggctcggGTACTTTACCATTTCCATCTACACCTCGACCGACGTCTCGAGTCCTCACGCCACCGACTCCCATCTCGCTCTTCCCGTCTCCTCCTACACCGATATTGGCGAGATTGTTGGCCTCATCCGCGAGCATCGCGTCCGCTTCGTCATCCCGGGATATGGATTCCTGTCCGAGAATGAGcactttgccgccgccgtcgaggaggccggcgccgtcttcgtcggcccGACTCCCGACCTCATCTCGACCTTTGGCATCAAGGACCGCGCTCGCAACCTGGCCGCGAGCGTTGGCGTGCCGACCTGTCCAGGCtcgggcctcgtcgcctccgatGAGGAAGCCGTCCGTGCGGCCGAGAAGATTGGGTACCCCGTGCGGCTCCACGCCCTCTCCCTCGCACGCGCTCGACGCGCTGACGGATGTCTAGATCAT GGGCTGCAAATATGCGAGGACGAAAGCCAAGTGCGCGCATCCTTCTCCAGCGTCGTCAGCCGCGGCACCGCCCTCTTCTCCAATCCCGGCGTCTTCCTTGAGCGGTACTATCCCCTGTCAAGGCACGTCGAGGTCCAAATCtttggcgacggccgaggcgattGCGTTGCCTTCGGCGAGCGCGAGTGCTCCATCCAGCGGAGGCATCAAAAAGTCATCGAGGAGTCGCCGAGTCCCTTCGTGGAATGCCGGCCGGAGCTGAGGAAGCGGCTCATCGACGTCTCCGAGATGCTCGGTCGCACCATCGGCTACCGATCGGCCGGCACCATCGAgtatctcgtcgacgacgccaccgCCGACTTTTTCTTCCTCGAGATGAACACCCGCCTGCAGGTCGAGCACGGCATCACCGAGCTGCGCTTCGGCATCGATCTTGTCGAGCTCATGCTCGGCCAGGCCGAGCAGCCTCtggacctcgccgccttcaagTCGCTCGCTCCCCGGGGTCACGCCATCGAAGCTCGCGTCTATGCCGAGAACCCGTTGAAGAACCACATGCCAAGCCCCGGTCAGCTGCAGCACGTCGAGTTTGCCGCCGGCCCGGGCGTCAGGGTCGATACCTGGGTGCGGACCGGGACGAACGTCTCTCTCGCCTACGACCCCCTCCTGGCCAAGATCATGGCCTACGCACCGGACAGGGttgccgccaccgccacgTTGCACCGGGCGCTCGAGGCCAGCCGCCTGCAAGGCATCGTCACCAATGCCGACTTTCTGCGTGCCATCCTCGAAGCGGACCCGTTCGTCCGGGGCGAAACGACGACCAGCTTCTTGTCCAACTTCGCCTACACCCCCCGGGCCATGGAATTCATCTCGCCCGGCAGCTACACGACCGTCCAGGACCTCCCTggccgcgtcggcatcggcttcgGGATACCCGAAGGCGGCCCGATGGATAAGTTGCACGCCCAGATTGCCAactgcatcgtcggcaacgaCCTTGGCTGTGAGCTGCTCGAAATCACGTTCGCCGGGCCTACGATCAAGTTCCATCAAAGAGCAATCATCGCCATGGCgggagccgtcgccgacgtgcaCCTTGACGGAACCCCCGTATCGATGAATGCCCGCGTCGAGGCTCCCGCGGGCTCCGTGCTGGTCATGGGCCGGCTTGCCGGGGGATGCCGGACCTATCTCGCCGTCCACGGCGGCTTCCCCCGCGTTCCCGTGTATCTCGGCTCCAAGTCGACCtgccccgtcgtcgagattgGTGGACACCAGGGGcgccagctcgtcgccggcgacatgCTAGACCtgagcgaggccggcgagttTGTGCCGTTCACGTTGCCGACGTCGTTGATCCCCGTCTGGGACCCGACAGCCATCCACTGCTTGTCCGGGCCGCACGACTCGCCCGACATCATGACCGCGGCCGATGTGGAGGCCATCTACTCGAGCGAATGGACCATCTCGCACCAGGCTTCGCGTGTCGGCGTTCGTCTTCACGGGCCGCAGCCTCAATGGGCTCGACGCACGGGTGGTGAGGGCGGTTCCCACCCGAGCAACTACCTCGACTATCCGTATTCCATGGGCGCCCTGAACTGGACCGGTGACACGTCGGTCCTCTTTCCTGCCGATGCTCCCTCGTTGGGAGGCTTCATCACCTCCCACGTCGTTCCCCGCGCCGAGCTGTTCAAGGTCGGTCAGTTGAAACCGGGCGACAAGTTCCGCTTCCGCCCGACAACCGTGGAGGCGGCCATGGAGTTGCGCAAGAGACAGCTGGAATTTCTCGAGGCCCTATCGCAGCTTGCATCGAatggctcgccgtcggtcgcGCCGCTCTGCCTGACGCCTCCGGGCCGAGAAGCGGGCCATgtctcgacggccatcatcgacaGATTCGAGGAGGCAACGATACGGCAGGCGGGAGATTCGTACATCTTGGTGGAGCTGCTGCAGTCTCTGCAGCTCGACGTCCGCTGCAGAGTTCAGGCCGTGGCGGAGGCCTTGGACGCTGCCAAGATTCATGGTGTGCAGCTTTCGACGCCCATCGGGTGCA GTTTGCTCGTCGAGTACGACGGCTTCAAGATTTCGCAGCGTGACTTGGTCGACAAGATCAAAGCCGTCTTGGCCGCGCAGCTGGGGTCTGGGACCTCGGCCAGGAAACTCGCGAGTCGACACATCCGGCTGCCCATGGTGTTTGATGACAAGGTCAACAAGGCATCGGTGGAAAGGTACATGGCGACGCAGCGACCGTACGCGACCTATCTGCCGGATCCGGTCGAGTTTATCGCTCGTTCCAACGGCCTGTCATCCAAGCAGGAGATTTTAGACCGCGTCTTGAGCACCAGGATCCTCGTCGTGGGCGTCGGCTTCTGGAGCGGCACGCCCATCGGCATCCCCCTGGACCCCCGCGCTCGACTCGTGGTGCCCAAATTCAACCCTTCGAGGACCTTTTCTCCGGCGGGCGGTCTCGGTATTGGCGGTTGCTTCTTTTCCTGCGACCCCGTG GATGCCCCGGGAGGCTACGTGAACTTTGGCCGCACGCTGCCTGGATGGGACAAGTTCTGCGTCAACAAATGCTTCGGCAATCGCCCCTGGCTCTTCGACAACTTTGACCAACTGAGTTTctacgtcgtcgacgaagacgagtTCGAGAGCATCTATAGCCGCTTCCAGGCCGGCAAGTACGAGCTCGAAATCGAGCACACCGAGTTTGACGTCGACGAATACTCCAACTTTTGCGAGAGcgttgccgaggaggcggccgtcttCAAGGCGAGACAAGAGGCAGCCACGGCGATCGAGGTCGAAGC GGAGAGAAGCTTGTTTGCACAATGGCAGGAGGAGCAAAAGAGCGAAAAAGACACGGTTCCTTCCCTCGACGATATCG ATGACTCGTTCAAGATACAGGCCAGCATGCATGCTAGCATTTACAAGATCAAGGCCCAGAAGGGAGATGTGATCAAAGCAGGCGACATAATGGTCATCCTCGAAGCGATGAAGATGGAGGTCAACgtggcggcctcgacaacACAAACAGGAATGATGATCCAGAGCATCGTCGTGGCGTTGGGCGACATCGTCAAGCCTGGCGACACCCTAATGGTtctctcgccgtcctcggagCCTTCAGCTTAA
- a CDS encoding C6 transcription factor, with amino-acid sequence MVKLEAPVKLDRDASATVTSPTTTSLPSRQRKWHPRVFTGCVNCRRRHVKCDERTPSCTNCTRLNLSCNFDRKFVFKAVRPTKGQPQQPAGGRSSALDQQVASSSSTPASSSADEIVDDVVCRSQYQSEHAGSLVSTAGTGVITFAGDLDSTLTPLDFASRRGASPTGPVRGIESSFRVTMPDPAARVDVVDNLYFHHFLHTVSTYLIIYDTPSNSNPYRMLPTLLGRSGLLQDTMKALGAMHLSGLAHNQNRYADRNAAVKLYGSVVTRLRDLVSSGQSKASLELLATSLLLCMFEKMSSTDASWKIHLLGAGQIFRSLYSPRIAHPGNEGTEELGVSNALPLRRFLVSMMSYLDVAASCATGEGPLIPGDYWETLGGGWEYNLGVPSFATSRSPADRTMAQLRASWSRVMSTQAEISRFAKLSRSGLDRHQREMMHRDLAYRIRNWHDAAPDIYLRLDGINEVPSGSSEEDAEALTAAACVMSYALGCSVYLERIVTRRIGSAAFDPEIKTIVDRILTLIFNFSSGINQLAILWPLLTAGIATVDEEQQNRVRGQLTEMKNFGFKHVFRVLDTLEYSWEQMRLYGGLNYAEFEAMISANLVP; translated from the exons ATGGTGAAGCTGGAGGCACCGGTCAAGCTGGATCGcgacgcctcggccacggtgacatcgccgacgacaacTAGTCTTCCCTCGCGGCAGCGCAAATGGCACCCGCGAGTTTTTACCGGCTGCGTCAACTGCCGTCGGAGGCATGTCAAATGCGACGAGCGCACGCCGTCCTGCACCAACTGCACGAGGCTGAACCTGTCGTGCAACTTTGACCGCAAGTTCGTCTTCAAGGCCGTTCGCCCAACCAAGGGCCAACCGCAGCAACCGGCGGGCGGTAGATCGTCGGCGCTCGACCAGCAGGTTGCCTCGTCGAGTTCCACtcccgcctcgtccagcgCGGATGAGatcgtcgacgatgtcgtTTGTCGCAGCCAGTACCAGTCGGAGCACGCCGGGTCGCTCGTCTCcacggccggcaccggcgtcatCACCTTtgccggcgacctcgactCTACCTTGACTCCTCTCGACTTCGCCTCCAGACGCGGTGCTTCTCCCACCGGACCGGTCAGGGGCATCGAGTCGTCCTTCCGAGTGACGATGCCGGACCCGGCCGCTCGCgtggacgtcgtcgacaacctCTACTTTCACCACTTCCTCCACACCGTATCGACCTACCTCATCATCTACGACACGCCCTCCAACTCCAACCCGTACCGGATGCTTCccaccctcctcggccgctccgGCCTTCTCCAGGATACCATGAAGGCGCTCGGCGCCATGCACCTCTCGGGACTCGCCCACAACCAGAACAGGTACGCCGATCGGAATGCCGCCGTCAAGCTGTACGGGAGCGTCGTCACGCGCCTGCGCGACCTCGTCTCCTCGGGCCAGAGCAAGGCAAGCCTGGAGCTCCTCGCCACGAGCCTGCTGCTCTGCATGTTCGAGAAGATGTCGTCCACGGACGCATCCTGGAAGATCCACCTGCTGGGGGCCGGCCAGATCTTCCGCTCCCTCTACAGCCCTCGCATCGCCCACCCCGGTAACGAGGGCACGGAGGAGCTCGGCGTGTCCAACGCGCTCCCTCTACGACGATTCCTCGTGTCCATGATGTCGTatctcgacgtcgccgcctcctgcgCGACGGGAGAGGGACCACTGATACCGGGCGACTACTGGGAAACCTTGGGTGGCGGCTGGGAGTACAACCTCGGCGTCCCAAGCTTCGCGACTTCGCGAAGCCCCGCGGACCGCACCATGGCCCAACTCCGAGCCTCCTGGTCCAGGGTCATGTCGACCCAGGCGGAGATCAGCCGGTTCGCCAAGCTCTCGCGCTCCGGTTTGGACCGCCATCAGCGAGAAATGATGCACAGAGACTTGGCCTATCGGATTCGAAACTGGCACGACGCCGCGCCCGACATATACTtgcgcctcgacggcatcaaCGAGGTGCCGTCGGGGTCTTCGGAAGAAGATGCCGAGGCtctcaccgccgccgcgtgCGTCATGTCCTACGCCCTCGGCTGTTCCGTCTACCTCGAGCGAATCGTGACGCGCCGCATCGGAAGCGCTGCGTTCGACCCTGAGATCAAGACCATCGTCGATCGGATACTGACGCTGATTTTCAACTTTTCGAGCGGCATCAACCAGTTGGCCATCCTCTGGCCGCTCCTgacggccggcatcgccaccgtcgatGAGGAACAACAGAACCGGGTGCGGGGGCAGTTGACGGAGATGAAGAATTTTGGATTCAAG CACGTTTTCCGAGTCCTGGACACCTTGGAGTATTCCTGGGAACAGATGCGGCTTTACGGCGGCCTGAATTACGCCGAGTTTGAGGCCATGATCTCGGCGAATCTGGTTCCTTGA